Below is a genomic region from Brassica rapa cultivar Chiifu-401-42 chromosome A08, CAAS_Brap_v3.01, whole genome shotgun sequence.
TGAACGAAGCCTAGagtagtttatatatataagggAAGAGAGTTTAAAGTTTTTGAAGTCGTTACATTCTGGTCAAGAAAATAGTCAAAAAGAAGATCATAtctttgtaaaatttatttttcaaacgTTTGAATATATAGGTTTATAGAAGTTTATTAAATTCATATTTCTTAACACTTCTGcaaaaatttgttatttttaacttATTTCCCCATAATTGTAGTTGATACAGCTTTTATGGTTCAGTCATTCAGTGGACCGTATGTGTTTTGGCCGTTTTAAGAAAATAACATAACGTGTGATTACGCAAGGATTGCATTTTGAATTCTGTATATATCTTTTAAGGTTCAGTGAATTCAACGTTTGTGTATGGCTATGATAAATATTCATATCTGGTTATTCATGGATATTAAAAACTCTACATAATGTACAAGAACAAAACACTTGAAAATACACTTGCTTTTTTACATAACGTATGCATGCATACGTATAAGGGCCTTTctgaaatttatgtttttaattttgtatggAAAGTGCCAACTTGATAAAAGATGATATAGTCTCTAAAATTGGTTTTTCATATTTTGTAGCCTTGATTAACACAACATAGGAAAACAAAAGCTAGCTAGCTTCTTTAAACAATACACACAAAGAAACTGCTAAAGCACTCCCCACTTTTCATATTATTCTCCTTGTAACATCTATGATCTTGTAGTTATAGTTGCAAACTAGACATACCAAAACCATTAAAACATCATGTTCATAGAGGACAACCCACTGAAAAGGaagagacgaaacaaaaagaaaaaaacagagaaccATGACGGTTGTTCATTTGAGTTCTTTGGCAATTTCTCGATCTGAGTCAGGCAAAACTGTTACATCCGAAGGAGCTGCAGTTAAGTGGTGGGTTTGTTTGGGTGCTTGTTCCTGGTTCATCATAGACTCCATGTCATGCATTCTTGTGCGTACAACACTAGCCACCAATACTGCAAACAAGAACAAGACTGGTCAATATATTACATGATACATACAGATCATCTAATTAGATGATCATATGAAGACAGGGCAACGAGTGAGAGAAAGAGGGTCATACTAGCAGCAGTGCCGAGAGTCCAGACCCATAGAATCTTCAAGCCAGGACTCTTTTCTCTTCCCATTTTCAAGCACTGCATCAAAAACAATCATTCCAACTTTATTAGCAATGATAAACTAAACACTACTGTAACTAATCAGAAACCTCCCAGACCAATTATTGACAAGTTCTTGAACTGAACCAAATCTAAACAAGAACAAGCATTCATATCTAGCTAGGGGGGAAGGTTTGGTGGTTCCCTCTTAGATGATTTTGGATCTAAACTAGTCAGAACAAAGTTAACAAGACAtcattttaaaacattaatGGGAAAGAATACAACTTAAAGAGTCTAGAAACAAGATTCAATCTGCAGTAAGCTCAAATGTGATTACAACAAGTCACTAGATTTTAGATTAAACCCCCAGATTTTtgaaatcgaaaaccctaaatcTCAATAAACAAGCTGTAAtttcatttacaaaaaaatcaaaaactgaTTGCTAATTTCGTGAGCTCCAAAAATGAGAAATGATTGGGTATGAGTAAATTGACTATTCGCGATATCGACCCAATGCAGTTCCCTCAACATATAAACAAATCcagagaaaatgaaagagaaaAGACTATACCTTTACCGATTCAAAGAAGACCCAGAGAAGTTGAAAGCGATGAATTTTCGAGGAAGTCTCAGAGAGTCCAATGTAAGAATGGTGGTAGGCGTCTAATTAGTTTCACCCGGGTGATAAAACCCGGTTTAGTATTATTCCTCAATACGcgaaaccaaactaaaccaCCTGGCATTTGAGGCTCTGTATGGGCCGAATTTCTTAATATTGAAGCCCAACAAAGCATAGACTCTTTACTTTgctttaatattttagttaatgtgtgaaatttttttaactaagctgcgaatttttttaaaaattatgtaatggcgaaatacatattatattaattaaaatattttgtatgatATTCACTTTATTATAAGGAAAAACAAACAccaaaattaaactaattattacaaaatgtaaaaataactaaaatttattaaaaatattttacttcttattataaatatttagctTACTTTTCAATATGCTTTCAATAATAAATTCAcatcatataatattataaaaaaatatttttttttgttgaatgtTTATTGCATTTTTGCGTTTTTTCTTCACTTTTTTTGTTGATTATCAAAATTTTTTGTGGAATCGTGTTTTAAAGGCAATTCTGCATGCCTATTAATCGccataatatttttgttgtggttttcttaatattaaagCACAaccaaaatttgataaaaaaaaagaagaaaaaagcacAACCAAATGTCTTTTGATCCACATTGTTACACATTTTCATTACGGTAACATATTCCGAAGACAATGCTATAATGCCGGAAGAAACAATAGAGAACAtttgttttaccaaaaaaaaacaatagagaACATTTGTGTTTTTCATTCCTAAAACAATATAATTAAatcaagaagaaggaagaagaaagaaacacaatgatgaaaagaaaaacattagcCCAAAGCGCTAAAACCACCACCTTTCATCATTTGTCTAAACTCCTTGAAATTAACTCTACCATCACCATCTCCATCCACTTGCATAATCATCTTCTTACAATCATCCAACGTCTTCCCTTGCTTGAGCCCCAAGGATGACAAAACCGCCTTCAACTCATCCACCGTTATAAACCCATCTCCGTTCTGATCAAACACATTGAACGCCTCCTTCatgtcctcttcttcttcctcttcccctTCCATGATCGTCTTGTAAAGCTCCTTGAACTCGTCTATGTCCACGCACCCGTCGCCGTTCACGTCTATCTTCTCGATCATTTGCGTCAGCTCCTTGTCGGGGATGTAGATCCCGAGGGTTCTCAGCGTCTCGCTCAGCTCTTTATTCGTGATGGAACCGTCACCGTTCTTGTCGAACATTTGGAACACGCGTTTGAGCTCTGTTGGGTCCATGTCTTTGATATTGTAGGGTTTCGTGTGGAGCAAGAAAGGAGAATGGTGAGGGCTCCGAGAAGCTGAGAAAGGGTTTTCCGGGAAGATCCTTTTTACCCTTTCATGGCTTCTTGGAGATTGAGAAGAGAAGACGATTCAGAAATGTAGGAGGAAGTTTAAAAAGTCAGAGAGGTGCAAAGAGATATATTAGTAAGCCAAAATTAGGGAGGGATTTGTCTTTTTGGTTGATATTATTATTGGTTGAGAGAAAATTTTGGAGGGTTTTTAATGGATACAGCTCTCTTACTTTCTGAATCAGATATAATAtagttttgattttatattggaaattaattaatttatttgatttgattttaccAGGCAATATTAAAGCAAGGAACATATGTGGTTCAACTTTCAAATAATATAGTAATCTAATAGATttgtgtatttttcttataattttattctttttgccTTATCGTGGGAGATGTAATGTGTTCAGATTTCCTGAGTTTTAGTCGACTCATGTCTCTATGCATGTGCAATGCAATTGCCATTTTATGTTATGATTTCAGGTTACAACATGTCAACCTGTtagttagaaaatatattagcCATAATGTATCTTAAATAGGACACAAACCATAGGATTCACTTTTCCGAATCTCAATGATTTAGCCATGAGTATAGCCAAAATGCTGTATATATACGCTAGATTGTAAATGGTTGGCAAATATGGAGTACGATGACTTAAATAGGACACAAAGACTTTGAAGAAAAGAAACTGAAAAGTTTATTATTTCTTAGGTAAAAGGTTCGTGCCTTACAATGTGATATCTAATGAGCTTAGAAAGctaaacaaaaacagaaaacttGTAGGAAATAAGAAAACTAGCCGTTAGGCTTTAAATGACAAAATATGAAAGAATCTCTGCCAAACGATGAGCTGCTTATATCTGGACAACTTTGGGAAGATCCTAGGAGCCTTTGGTAGCTTCTGGTTTATGAAACAAATAGCCAAATGATTTGCAAGACTGAAGGAATAAAGCCGTTGGGATTTAAAGCAAATAGGCTCCAAAAATGATTTGCACCTACGTCGCTGCTGGCTCCAATGTAGGTCGTATGGTTGAATCACATGAGTTGGTGGTCCAGCTACTGACTTGAGGTCCTCATTAGGGTCCAAACACACCTATTTCATCAATGTTCAAACAATTAATTTACTAATTAGGGCGAAAGTTGTTGTTTATTTACTATATTAAATTGTAAGTCGTTTTGATAAATAGTTTCTTGAAGAAAAGacagctaaaaaaaaaaaaaaactaaaacccaATGGAGTGGTGAACGACTATGATGGGTAAGTCGCCTAACTGTGCGCGCCAGATGATTAAAGGAAAGTATCaagaaatattttgttttgatcaaAGAATCCAAAAATCGATCTAAATGGAAATAAGTTGCATAtggtttttttttccatctggtTTTATTAATAACATTGAAGGATACAAGAGTCGAATACAAAGCCGGCGGAACATAGAAACATCCCCGGAGACTAAACCCAAGAAGGGGAACAAGAACCCAAACAACCGGGCTGCATACCAACATCTGGAACTTAAACTTAATACCTATACTCCTTGTGAGAAACCCAAAGACAATCTATCATAAATTAAAGAACAGAGACTTAATAGCCTATAACCAGCCGGAATTCTTGCAACGAACAATACATGTGACAATTTGAGCAGAAACCTCATCTGAACCTCATATTCACGATGACAACAACCAACCTCTTCGACAACCTCAAGACAACAACCAGGATGAAACAAACACCCACCAGAGCGCTTAACTCAACCGCACCATAAGCTGGAAGCCTCCATGTCTCCACCTCCATGCTTCAAGCAAACAAAGCCATGAGGAAGACAAAGACCAAAGGAAGACCAGGAGAAACACTATTTTCAAGGCAGGAGACAGCCCCCGCTGAACCTGAGAGACAAATAGGTGTTCTGAAAACAACCTATTTCTCAAGGACCATAACCACCAACTGCTGCTCACTACACACCACCACGTTACTGCTACACCGTTGCTAAATCAAAGACCAACTAAGACCAGCTCAAAAACCATGATAGACAAGCATGATTCAACTCCTTGCCTGGAGATACACACAGCTGATGGAGGGACGACGGAACAGAACTGAAGAGCTCTCTCTGTTGAGACACCAAAGCTGCAACATCAAGAGAAGTTGCATATGGTTTTCACTTAGATATGTTTCAATTTTATTCAGGAAACACAAAAAGGATAATTTTAAACCATGAAGAAAAAAAGGTGCCCACACGCAGGATCGAACTACGGACCTTCAGTTTACAAGACTGAcgctctaccactgagctaTACGGGCTTTGTTGGTCATTTCAATAAATACCGTTTTAGTTCACagcacatcgatcgataggcctgggcattcggatCTTCGGGTCGGATTCGGATCGGGTCCTTTCGGGTCCGGGTCTTTCGGGTCTAAGAGTTTAggacccgatagggtaatttcaaattttcggttccgggtcggttcgggtcgtgccgggtccgggtcgggtcgggtcttagatagttagacccattcggataattagaatttatcggttcggattcggttcggtttcgggtcgggttcggttcgggttcgatctaaaaaagacctaaaaatacaaaaaaatatctgaaaatatttatatatccgaaaatattcaaaattttattcaaaatttgtgtttttattatattaaaatgtgtatatatactaaactatGCGAAATACAACAACAATTCGTTGTCTCCTAGTGGTTGACCCTTATATTCTCTAGATAAATAACCCGTCTTCGATTCCCCCTtgatgcattttatttaatttacattattaattcgggtacccatcgggtttcgggttcgggtcgggtcgggtccaaGACCCGCGGGTCCTCTACAACAagacccgatagggtaatttgaTCGGGTCGGTTCCTACCCGAACCGGGTTTTTTGGATCGGTTTCGGGTCGGGTCTTCGGgtccgggtaaaatgcccaggcctatCGATCGACATCAAACACCGGTTGTGCGGTATTTGATTTATATGGGCCAATACGTGAGGCCCAATAGTTATATCTTCAAAACTAAGACCGTAATATCGCCTGGCCCGGATCAAATAAGCTCTGTTTGCCTTCCTTATCCAGACAAGATGTTACAAAGGGTATTTAAGTAAAGTGCCTCAGACTGGAAACTTTCCGACATTAATGGCGGAAAGACAGAGAATGAGAAGTTTAaaaagaattttgttttttttaataatgaaaataaaagacGAGAGAGAGAAGAGCGAAGCCACCTCTGAGAAGGGCTAGCGGGATTACATTTTCCTTCGCCCCCAGCTGCCTCTCTCGGCTCTCGTCTCAGCCCTCAAGGTGCTTCGTGTTGTTGCGATCTCGGGGAGCTACACACTGAATTAGGGTTGCTGCTGGGGGTACATTTCTCTTGATTTCTCTCGTCTCTGTGAATTATTCTTTCTTTTGGTTTCTAGTTTTAACTCAAATGAGAATTGCATTCAgggaagaaggagaaggagttgttcaaaaaaaaaaaaaaaggaagaaggagaaggagaagacaaTGGGGGTTATGTCGAGACGGGTGTTGCCCGCCTGTGGTAACATCTGTTTCTTCTGTTGTCCTTCCTTGAGGGTTAGGTCAAGGCATCCTGTTAAACGCTACAAGCAAATGCTCGCCGATATTTTCCCTCGTAATCAGGTGTCTACTCTTTTATATCAATTAATCTTTGTTAAAAgtatcaatttttattttatttttggtactAGTGAAGATCATTTAGATTCTTTAAgtgtatttttcttcttctttacgtTTCTGTTCACTGATTATTTAGAGGGATTCCAGCACTAGTCTTGTTGAAGTTTTATACTTGTTGATTACTATTAACTTAGGCTGGATATATTATATTCACTATTGCGCAAATATCATTTTTTACTTGAGATTCTTAATGAATATACATATGTTTCTTTATAAGTTTCAACATGTTGTGATATGGCAGGATGCTGAGCCGAATGATAGAaaaataggcaagctttgtgaGTATGCGTCAAGGAATCCTTTACGAATCCCAAAGGTGTTTTGCATTTTTTTCCTCTcttgttttaatttaaaatttatcctCATGTGTAGCAGTCTTCTTCCCTTTTTTTTGACAGATCAATGAGTACCTTGAGCACAAATGCTACAGAGAATTGCGAAACGGGAATATCGGATCAGTTAAAGTCGTCTTATGCATTTACAAGAAGTTGCTTTCATCATGTAAGGAGCAGATGTAAGTTAGTAGTATTAGCTTCTTCATGAATAAAACGTGGTTTCACATATTCTGGTTACTTAAAAGAACTAGTTTATCATTCTTTCTTTGTAGGCCTTTGTTTTCGTGTAGTTTGCTAACCATTGTCCCAACTCTTTTGGAGCAAACGAAAGATGTAGAAGTGCAGATCTTGGGTTGCAATACCCTTGTTGACTTTATAACCTTACAGGTACATTTGAGCTATATTTTAAGCACGGTTACATACTTGTGATGGTAACACATTTGTCTATATAATACAGACTGAGAATTCACACATGTTCAACTTAGAAGGTCTCATCCCTAAACTTTGTCAACTTGCTCAAGAAATGGGGGATGATGAAAGATTACTCCGGTTACGGTCTGCAGCAATGCAGGCTTTGGCAATCATGGTGATTGTTTATTAAAATATCCTATAAAAATGGATATGTGCAATATGTTACTAATCACTAGTTATTGCTAGGTATCTTTCATTGGTGAGCATTCACAACTATCAATGGACTTGGATATGGTACGTCATCGGTTgctttttttaactttttgtcCTTCTATTACATCCTCTAGTTAGATTATGATCCTTTTTTTTCATCTTGAATTAGATCATTTCTGTGATTCTGGAGAATTATATGGATTTGGAGAATGGCCAAAAAGATACCAATGAACTTAATCCTGTGACTGACTATAACTTGGAAAAAAACATGTAAGGCTTGTCAGAACTTTATTGTCACTTTCTTTCAATGAAGTGCATCATGTTGATTTATTAGTTTAATCAATTCAGGGAGAATTCGAAGAGCGCTTCATACTGGTCTATGGTTTGCCTCTGCAATATAGCAAAATTAGCAAAGGAAACTACAACTGTTCGTCGTGTTCTGGAACCGCTTTTGAATGCTTTTGACAGTGGTGATTACTGGTCTCCACAGAAGAGCGTTGCCTCTTCTGTTTTGTTGTTTCTGCAGTCTCGTCTGGAAGAATCAGGTGACCTGAGATGATATTTAATTTGCTGTCTTTCTGGATTTTTAACTGACTAATGAAGTGTTTAAAGCAGGAGGGAACTGTCATGTGTTGGTATCTTCTTTGATCAAGCACTTGGATAATAAGAATGTGACGAAGCAGCAAGGTATTCAAGTTAACATGGTTAAGGTAGCCACATGCCTTGTGGTGCATGCTAAGCAGGGGGCTTCAGGAGCGATGACTGCTGTAATAGCTGAGTTGATTAAGCACTTGCGGAAATGCCTGCAA
It encodes:
- the LOC103836500 gene encoding calmodulin-like protein 7, whose product is MDPTELKRVFQMFDKNGDGSITNKELSETLRTLGIYIPDKELTQMIEKIDVNGDGCVDIDEFKELYKTIMEGEEEEEEDMKEAFNVFDQNGDGFITVDELKAVLSSLGLKQGKTLDDCKKMIMQVDGDGDGRVNFKEFRQMMKGGGFSALG
- the LOC103836499 gene encoding uncharacterized protein LOC103836499: MGREKSPGLKILWVWTLGTAAILVASVVRTRMHDMESMMNQEQAPKQTHHLTAAPSDVTVLPDSDREIAKELK